One Methanomassiliicoccales archaeon genomic region harbors:
- a CDS encoding HD domain-containing protein, whose translation MPDYKVIHDSVHGSVKLSGIYLDLLQRAEVQRLHGVHQLGLAYLVFPGAHHTRMEHSLGTYQLASRMATALDIPDHERKCVLAAALLHDIGHAPYSHTLECVLEERTGMTHTDIGKALIKGEIRTIDPKEGMIIGEQGTIADLLDAEGISSDLVTDLIVSPRGPDLSGQKRLPLEGVQTYFNENNYLRQVIHGPVDADQMDYLVRDAYYTGVAHGTIDIDRIMDTIELHHGDIAVRKSGVVAIEGLMVARALMYTSVYFHHTVRIAEMMLCKAVENASESVIEDIQIQTDGSLSERILKDGGKASRIMTLLRYRHLYKRAYSMLISDLDSEQLDSLLPLTSYEKRKEVERQIADRAEVDESEVILDMPERELLITEPRIGKTEVPIINGDRVRALSKYSPLAKAIQTRSVNDWAVMVSTPGTNQEKVRKAAEKVLFS comes from the coding sequence GTGCCAGATTATAAGGTCATCCATGACAGCGTCCATGGCAGTGTCAAGCTGAGCGGCATCTATCTGGACCTATTGCAAAGGGCAGAGGTCCAGCGGCTCCATGGCGTGCACCAGCTCGGATTGGCCTACCTCGTGTTCCCCGGGGCTCACCATACCCGCATGGAGCACTCCCTCGGCACCTATCAGCTCGCCAGCAGGATGGCCACGGCGCTGGACATCCCGGATCACGAACGGAAGTGCGTCCTGGCGGCGGCACTGCTCCACGATATCGGCCACGCTCCCTACTCCCACACCCTGGAATGCGTCCTTGAGGAGCGGACCGGAATGACCCACACGGACATCGGTAAGGCTCTCATAAAGGGCGAGATAAGGACCATCGACCCGAAGGAGGGCATGATCATCGGCGAACAGGGAACCATTGCCGACCTGTTAGATGCGGAAGGCATATCTTCCGATCTGGTGACGGACCTGATTGTCTCCCCTAGAGGACCAGACCTCAGCGGCCAGAAGAGACTGCCACTCGAAGGTGTCCAGACGTATTTCAACGAGAACAACTACCTCAGGCAGGTCATCCATGGACCGGTGGACGCGGACCAGATGGATTACCTGGTTAGGGATGCCTACTACACCGGGGTGGCCCATGGGACCATCGATATCGACAGGATCATGGACACCATAGAGCTGCATCATGGGGACATAGCGGTACGCAAGAGCGGAGTGGTGGCGATCGAGGGATTGATGGTAGCCCGGGCCCTCATGTATACTTCGGTCTACTTCCATCACACGGTAAGGATCGCCGAAATGATGCTGTGCAAGGCGGTGGAGAACGCCAGCGAGAGCGTTATCGAGGACATCCAGATACAGACCGACGGCAGCCTTTCGGAGCGGATCCTCAAGGATGGCGGAAAGGCCAGCCGGATAATGACCCTGCTGAGGTATCGGCATCTGTACAAGCGGGCCTATTCAATGCTCATCTCCGACCTCGATTCGGAACAGCTGGACTCACTGCTTCCGTTGACCTCCTATGAGAAGCGCAAGGAGGTGGAACGACAGATAGCGGATAGGGCAGAGGTGGATGAATCGGAGGTAATCCTTGATATGCCGGAAAGAGAGCTGCTCATTACCGAACCGCGCATAGGCAAGACCGAAGTGCCGATCATCAACGGCGACCGGGTGAGGGCGCTATCGAAATATAGTCCACTGGCCAAGGCGATACAGACCCGGAGCGTCAACGATTGGGCGGTCATGGTCTCGACCCCCGGGACGAACCAGGAGAAGGTGCGAAAAGCGGCCGAAAAGGTGCTTTTCTCCTGA
- a CDS encoding DUF835 domain-containing protein, which produces MIQPLFLSLSAVVSIMALAMGAYVLFRNPHQWISRTFFIVMMLLSLSSALDYLFLTAPTIEQATLIVRLLIFCLVCMFGGFLYLATFFSLQSDSAMIKRNCVKYMVLVIVSGTVSALIFVKVRMGDYGWFIPNSPEMLGIGFVMLAFLGCTLQLLRSAHHASRDPSFGKLAAVLSLAMVVPFAYPLMISLLEMFGIGFPSPMAPANLITSSVFFYAIIRERLFDIRPSDDFSRKKFKPISTKLEKGRSYAIEEKGTDTSFSIFASELNAGRKGLIISPRHPEQIREEFGLRNTPMIWLAHRPVKEAVSPSNLPLLERTIMRFMSEGRNTVVLVEGLDKLILETSSEKAMRFLFALEDEALVRGSRLILSFDPKGLSERDLALLMRDMVVLDRMGLPVLFRSNGCSDRPDMVGISLSSHRLA; this is translated from the coding sequence ATGATCCAACCTTTGTTCCTATCCCTTTCAGCCGTGGTTTCCATAATGGCATTGGCCATGGGAGCCTACGTTCTCTTCCGAAACCCACATCAGTGGATATCCAGAACGTTCTTCATCGTCATGATGCTGCTTTCGTTGTCATCGGCTCTGGACTATCTGTTCCTTACCGCTCCGACGATCGAGCAGGCTACGCTGATCGTCAGGCTGCTGATATTCTGTCTGGTGTGCATGTTCGGGGGGTTCCTTTACCTGGCCACATTCTTTTCGCTCCAGAGCGACAGTGCCATGATCAAGAGGAATTGCGTCAAGTACATGGTGTTGGTGATCGTGTCCGGAACCGTTTCGGCCCTGATATTCGTCAAGGTCAGGATGGGCGACTACGGATGGTTCATTCCCAACTCCCCGGAGATGCTGGGCATCGGATTCGTCATGCTGGCGTTCTTAGGCTGTACATTGCAGTTGCTGAGGTCCGCTCACCATGCCAGCCGCGATCCCTCATTCGGGAAGCTGGCGGCGGTCTTATCCTTGGCCATGGTGGTGCCTTTCGCCTATCCGCTGATGATATCTCTGCTAGAGATGTTTGGGATAGGATTCCCGTCCCCCATGGCTCCTGCCAACCTCATAACATCATCCGTCTTCTTCTATGCCATCATCCGGGAGCGGCTCTTCGACATCAGACCTTCGGACGACTTCTCAAGGAAGAAGTTCAAACCGATATCCACGAAACTGGAGAAGGGGCGTTCCTATGCCATCGAGGAAAAGGGCACGGACACGTCGTTCAGCATCTTTGCCTCCGAGCTCAATGCAGGACGTAAGGGTTTGATAATCTCCCCCAGGCATCCAGAACAGATACGTGAGGAGTTCGGATTGAGGAACACCCCAATGATATGGTTGGCCCACCGCCCGGTCAAGGAAGCGGTCTCTCCTTCCAACCTTCCCCTTCTGGAAAGGACCATAATGCGCTTCATGAGCGAGGGAAGGAACACGGTGGTCCTGGTCGAAGGACTTGACAAGCTGATACTGGAGACATCCAGCGAGAAGGCGATGAGGTTCCTGTTCGCCCTGGAGGATGAGGCTTTGGTCAGGGGATCGAGGCTTATCCTTTCCTTCGACCCGAAGGGGCTGTCCGAGCGTGACCTTGCATTGCTGATGAGGGACATGGTCGTGCTGGACCGTATGGGGCTTCCGGTCCTCTTCCGGTCCAATGGATGCTCCGATAGGCCCGATATGGTAGGTATCAGCCTTTCATCACACCGATTGGCGTAA
- a CDS encoding zinc ribbon domain-containing protein, with amino-acid sequence MAKQKLEIECPVCDAKLSIDARSCPKCGADLGMADFQDLENLANDISEGRDHSEAPPEKDVADEMEPEPETIKEEVVATPKDEPKPEVMQPKKESEPKTEESPSMVPQKDELKEEAKAEEEDGLDEKGKKKGLFSKLFGKKK; translated from the coding sequence ATGGCAAAACAGAAGCTCGAGATCGAATGTCCGGTCTGCGATGCAAAACTAAGCATAGACGCTCGTTCGTGCCCCAAATGCGGCGCCGACCTGGGCATGGCCGACTTTCAGGACCTAGAAAACCTGGCCAACGACATATCCGAAGGCAGGGATCATTCCGAAGCGCCTCCTGAAAAGGATGTTGCTGATGAAATGGAACCAGAGCCGGAGACCATAAAGGAAGAGGTCGTGGCTACTCCGAAGGATGAGCCAAAACCTGAGGTCATGCAACCAAAGAAGGAATCCGAGCCGAAGACAGAGGAATCACCGTCAATGGTTCCCCAGAAGGATGAACTGAAGGAAGAGGCAAAGGCGGAAGAGGAAGACGGCCTGGATGAGAAGGGGAAGAAAAAGGGCTTATTCTCGAAATTGTTCGGGAAGAAGAAGTGA
- a CDS encoding fibronectin type III domain-containing protein codes for MRNKAAIIVMITLVVFSSFVSIPSPAVAETSGDYGYTIINDNTAAEITSYTGSANVVTIPAAIDGYAVVSIGGFAFYSDTDLTEVIIPQGVTSIGYAAFYDCTALRSVSIPNTVNIIGNGAFYGCLSLTSIALPIGLTFIDAYAFYQCNLASITIPDSVGNIGNNAFQGCQNLTSVSLPSGLTSLGTGEFGECYKLTSITIPEGVISIGDGAFYNCTSMTSIIIPGNVISIGNSVFEGCRGLTQVAIGPGLTSIGSSAFNECTSLTSITLPDGVIAIGYGAFYNCTALTTLNLGKELTSIGTLTCWNCHSLMSVEIPDTVSSIGYGAFFNCSSLRSAVIGSGVTTIGMSAFENCSSLTSVAFRSGAPSVANDWIAKHNASLALEFYAGANGFTTPLWEGVPAEMNLTKLAAPNNLTAVLGPESITLSWSGLNVDANAPVDYYVVYQDGVDVKHVSGNSIKFSGLNADSTYYYQVSAHAPTVLGINSTSLAAGPVYALFPVSVNITAPLENSQLTTKNAELTWTLSGNSFVVSYFLVSVDGGPQARLSANVNNYTIVGAGDGMHRANVTAADDQGGLAYQQVSFTINTTSTAGTPGTSNDNMLLILVIAIIAVAAVLVAFMVVRRRRKA; via the coding sequence ATGCGGAACAAGGCAGCTATAATCGTCATGATCACATTGGTGGTCTTCTCATCTTTCGTATCTATCCCAAGTCCCGCGGTCGCAGAAACCAGCGGGGACTACGGCTATACGATCATCAATGACAACACGGCGGCGGAGATCACATCATACACTGGATCGGCGAACGTGGTCACCATTCCTGCCGCCATAGACGGATACGCCGTGGTCTCGATCGGGGGTTTCGCGTTCTACTCAGACACCGACCTGACCGAAGTGATCATACCACAGGGAGTGACGAGCATCGGTTACGCCGCGTTCTATGACTGTACGGCCCTGAGGTCGGTCTCGATACCGAACACGGTCAACATAATAGGCAACGGAGCGTTCTACGGCTGCCTATCCCTGACATCGATCGCACTTCCCATCGGTCTCACGTTCATCGATGCCTATGCTTTCTACCAATGCAATCTGGCGTCGATAACGATACCGGACAGTGTAGGCAACATAGGGAACAACGCGTTCCAAGGATGTCAGAACCTGACATCTGTCTCTCTCCCCAGCGGGCTGACCAGCCTGGGGACCGGAGAGTTCGGGGAATGCTACAAATTGACCTCCATTACGATCCCTGAAGGCGTCATCAGCATCGGGGACGGGGCTTTCTACAACTGTACCTCGATGACCTCGATCATCATCCCAGGCAACGTCATCTCGATAGGCAACAGCGTGTTCGAGGGCTGCCGCGGATTGACCCAGGTGGCCATCGGTCCAGGTCTTACGTCCATCGGTTCGTCCGCCTTCAATGAATGTACCTCACTCACATCGATCACATTACCGGATGGAGTGATCGCGATCGGTTATGGGGCTTTCTACAATTGCACCGCCTTAACCACTCTGAACCTGGGAAAGGAGCTCACCAGCATCGGAACCCTCACATGCTGGAACTGCCACTCATTAATGTCCGTCGAGATACCCGATACAGTGTCGTCAATAGGGTATGGTGCGTTCTTCAACTGCAGCTCCCTGCGATCGGCGGTTATCGGCAGCGGCGTCACCACCATCGGCATGTCGGCGTTCGAGAACTGCTCTTCTCTAACCTCGGTCGCCTTCAGGAGCGGAGCTCCATCTGTGGCGAATGACTGGATCGCCAAGCATAACGCGAGCCTAGCCTTAGAGTTCTACGCCGGGGCGAACGGTTTCACGACACCGCTGTGGGAGGGGGTCCCTGCGGAAATGAACCTGACCAAATTGGCCGCGCCCAATAACCTGACAGCCGTTCTCGGTCCAGAGTCGATCACCCTTTCATGGAGCGGACTGAACGTCGACGCCAACGCCCCTGTCGACTACTATGTCGTCTACCAGGATGGGGTGGACGTCAAGCATGTGAGCGGGAATTCGATCAAGTTCTCGGGACTGAATGCAGATAGTACGTACTACTACCAGGTCTCCGCGCACGCGCCCACGGTCCTCGGTATCAACTCCACATCCCTGGCCGCAGGGCCGGTATATGCCCTGTTCCCCGTCAGCGTGAACATCACCGCACCATTGGAGAACTCTCAGTTAACGACGAAGAACGCCGAGCTGACATGGACGTTAAGCGGTAACTCGTTCGTGGTCTCCTACTTCCTGGTCAGCGTCGACGGCGGACCCCAGGCCAGATTGTCGGCGAACGTGAACAACTACACCATCGTCGGCGCGGGAGACGGGATGCACCGGGCGAACGTCACTGCGGCAGACGATCAAGGCGGCTTGGCCTACCAACAGGTATCGTTCACCATCAACACGACATCCACCGCCGGAACGCCGGGAACATCGAACGATAACATGTTACTGATATTGGTCATAGCGATCATAGCGGTCGCCGCGGTGCTAGTGGCATTCATGGTGGTGCGCCGGAGAAGAAAGGCATAG
- a CDS encoding RNA-binding protein: MSEIRIKKRGRLREKEIRSLSEEISSKVGMQVFTAKDTIDKAESSDFDVIFVNNEILALVISGKAFLTVKGVLKYDPPKSYVTVDMGAVPYVVKGADIMGPGIVDADKDIKPGDFVWVRDVKNKRALAIGEALVSGAEMLEKKSGKSIKNLHYVGDKLWKYDER, encoded by the coding sequence ATGAGCGAGATCCGGATCAAGAAGAGGGGAAGGCTCCGGGAGAAGGAGATCAGATCGTTATCGGAGGAGATATCCTCAAAGGTCGGCATGCAGGTCTTCACTGCAAAGGATACCATTGATAAGGCGGAAAGTTCGGATTTTGATGTCATCTTCGTGAACAACGAGATTCTGGCCTTGGTGATATCTGGAAAGGCCTTCCTTACGGTAAAAGGCGTACTGAAATACGATCCTCCAAAATCCTATGTCACTGTCGATATGGGGGCGGTCCCTTATGTGGTCAAGGGCGCGGACATAATGGGACCGGGGATCGTCGACGCAGACAAGGACATCAAACCGGGTGATTTTGTGTGGGTCAGGGATGTCAAGAACAAGCGCGCGCTGGCCATCGGTGAGGCGCTGGTCTCAGGCGCAGAGATGCTGGAAAAGAAATCCGGCAAGTCCATCAAGAACCTTCACTATGTCGGCGATAAGCTCTGGAAATACGACGAGAGGTGA
- a CDS encoding RtcB family protein has product MAWKGTINKIDDYRWEIPQDYKPGMRTSAVIYSNDKMIEHVLSDNSPEQAANVATLPGIVGKSLAMPDIHWGYGFPIGGVAAMDSEEGVISPGGIGFDINCGVRLLSTNLEVKDVEPRIKDLIGTLFKNVPSGVGSEGVVDVAASEIDAILTEGAEWAVRKGFGWQEDLDTTEEGGRLKNADPTKVSQKAKQRGIPQVGSLGSGNHFLEIDKVDKIFDPAAAKAFGLTHEGQITVTIHCGSRGCGHQIATDYLQVMERSLKAMNLNLPDRQLACAPVNSQDGQDYFNGMSAGANFAWANRQMIMHWVRQSFESVLHRKAEDMEMRHVYDVAHNIAKLEDHEVDGKRRKVYVHRKGATRAFPAGHPEVPSKYRSVGHPVIIPGDMGAGTYVLVGTDRGMKESFGSTCHGAGRMMSRATAISTYNASTVKQQLESKGIYLKASTKDGIIEEAPGAYKDIDDVIAVVSGAGLSRPVVKLTPIGVMKG; this is encoded by the coding sequence TTGGCTTGGAAGGGTACCATCAACAAGATCGACGATTACCGCTGGGAAATACCCCAGGACTACAAACCGGGAATGCGCACCAGCGCCGTCATCTATTCCAATGATAAAATGATAGAACACGTCCTGAGCGATAACTCGCCGGAGCAGGCGGCCAACGTCGCCACGTTGCCAGGCATCGTCGGGAAATCCTTGGCCATGCCGGATATCCACTGGGGATACGGGTTCCCCATCGGCGGGGTCGCGGCCATGGATTCCGAGGAGGGAGTGATCTCCCCCGGCGGCATCGGCTTTGATATCAACTGCGGCGTCAGGCTCCTGAGCACCAACCTGGAGGTCAAGGACGTCGAGCCCCGGATCAAGGACCTGATCGGGACACTTTTCAAGAACGTCCCCTCGGGGGTCGGTTCGGAAGGCGTGGTCGATGTGGCCGCCAGCGAGATCGATGCCATCCTCACCGAGGGAGCCGAATGGGCGGTCCGCAAGGGCTTCGGATGGCAAGAGGATCTGGATACCACCGAAGAGGGGGGCAGGTTGAAGAATGCCGACCCGACCAAGGTATCCCAGAAGGCCAAGCAAAGGGGGATACCGCAGGTCGGTTCGTTGGGGTCCGGGAACCATTTCCTGGAGATCGACAAGGTCGATAAGATCTTCGACCCGGCCGCCGCCAAGGCGTTCGGCCTCACCCATGAGGGCCAGATAACAGTTACCATCCATTGCGGCTCGCGGGGCTGCGGGCACCAGATCGCCACCGATTACCTGCAGGTCATGGAACGTTCTCTGAAAGCCATGAACCTTAACCTACCGGACCGACAGCTGGCCTGCGCGCCGGTCAATTCCCAGGACGGGCAGGACTACTTCAATGGCATGAGCGCCGGGGCTAACTTCGCCTGGGCGAACCGGCAGATGATCATGCACTGGGTGCGGCAATCGTTCGAGAGCGTGCTCCATAGAAAGGCCGAGGACATGGAGATGAGGCACGTGTACGACGTGGCACACAACATCGCCAAATTGGAGGACCATGAGGTCGACGGAAAGAGGAGGAAGGTCTACGTGCACCGGAAGGGAGCCACACGGGCATTCCCGGCCGGACATCCAGAGGTCCCTTCCAAGTACCGCTCCGTAGGCCACCCGGTCATCATCCCGGGGGACATGGGCGCCGGTACCTACGTCCTGGTGGGAACGGACCGAGGCATGAAGGAATCGTTCGGGTCCACCTGCCATGGCGCAGGCCGCATGATGTCAAGGGCCACTGCCATCAGCACATACAATGCCTCGACGGTCAAGCAACAGCTTGAGTCCAAGGGCATCTACCTGAAGGCCAGCACCAAGGATGGTATCATAGAGGAAGCGCCGGGGGCATACAAGGACATCGACGATGTCATTGCGGTGGTCAGCGGTGCTGGGCTATCAAGGCCGGTCGTCAAGCTTACGCCAATCGGTGTGATGAAAGGCTGA
- the sepF gene encoding cell division protein SepF: MPLLKKPLRKGKDDVQTVETDQYIDLGALYFQEDSPLAGNGMIKVAEVYRFEDVTSVSQPVYNGNIVLIDYSPIENDQQTLKKITNELKNIARDTGGDVAAIGNNLIVVAPNGIKIDRHKIKGGFN, translated from the coding sequence TTGCCGCTGTTGAAGAAGCCGTTGAGAAAGGGGAAGGATGACGTTCAGACCGTTGAGACAGATCAATACATCGACCTCGGGGCACTGTACTTCCAAGAGGACAGCCCGCTCGCCGGGAACGGAATGATCAAGGTCGCTGAGGTCTACCGCTTCGAGGACGTCACATCTGTCAGCCAGCCGGTATACAATGGCAACATCGTCCTCATCGACTACTCGCCGATCGAGAACGACCAGCAGACCCTGAAGAAGATCACCAATGAGCTGAAGAACATCGCTCGCGACACCGGCGGCGATGTGGCGGCGATCGGTAACAACCTGATCGTGGTCGCGCCCAACGGCATCAAGATCGACCGGCACAAGATAAAGGGCGGCTTCAACTAA
- a CDS encoding DUF835 domain-containing protein: protein MIQNLMWNSVLPLITGIIALVLGISVLRKNRQLAIAKGFLILMLMFTAAGISDFLMINASDPASALLFARGLVLFVVLIFAGFLYVSTNLAFIPLSKWLEKNRVLYTVFSLLIGLLIAYNLSSVDFNQFGYGLPASLASLIVLMVAAAFTAMTLALLVRRWRQSDDEQMRRECFLLSLAVLMPYLWGLVLFILDLYDIKVPSELSPGFFASIVMMAFSVYRQRLFTVMPVSEDLTSMIGAREEEVLAPGSYLLFEETRADGMYETLLSQISNGVEGLIVTRTYPDDLRERHGLKRTPVIWLSSHPGQDWIDPTNLSILEHTITEFLKVGHNTVVAIDGIEYLISNNGSPKVLRLLYGLRDEILMNQSRMIVTLNPKILDEKELAFFERDFEVVRR, encoded by the coding sequence ATGATCCAGAATCTGATGTGGAATTCTGTCCTCCCCCTGATCACGGGGATAATCGCGCTGGTGTTGGGAATTTCGGTCCTTCGTAAGAATCGCCAACTAGCGATCGCCAAGGGTTTCCTGATCCTGATGTTGATGTTCACGGCCGCTGGCATATCCGATTTCCTGATGATCAACGCCTCGGACCCGGCCTCGGCTCTGCTCTTCGCCCGTGGCCTTGTCCTTTTCGTGGTCTTGATCTTTGCCGGTTTCCTATACGTGTCCACCAATCTGGCCTTTATCCCCCTCAGCAAATGGTTGGAGAAGAACCGGGTACTTTACACGGTGTTTTCGTTGCTGATCGGCCTGTTGATCGCTTACAATCTGAGCAGTGTCGATTTCAACCAGTTCGGGTATGGATTGCCGGCCTCCTTGGCCTCTCTGATAGTGTTGATGGTCGCCGCAGCCTTTACCGCTATGACCCTAGCCCTGCTTGTCCGTCGTTGGCGCCAGTCAGACGACGAACAGATGCGAAGAGAGTGTTTCCTGCTTTCGCTGGCGGTGCTGATGCCTTATCTATGGGGTCTGGTCCTTTTCATATTGGACCTTTATGACATCAAGGTGCCAAGCGAGCTCTCCCCCGGATTCTTTGCCTCCATAGTGATGATGGCGTTCTCCGTATACCGGCAGCGGCTGTTCACCGTGATGCCGGTATCGGAGGACCTGACCAGCATGATCGGTGCCAGAGAGGAGGAGGTGCTTGCGCCTGGAAGCTACCTGCTTTTTGAGGAGACCAGGGCGGACGGCATGTACGAGACCTTGCTCTCTCAGATCTCAAACGGAGTGGAGGGTCTGATCGTGACCCGTACCTACCCGGACGATCTGCGAGAGCGGCACGGGCTCAAGCGCACCCCGGTGATATGGCTGTCATCCCATCCAGGTCAGGATTGGATCGATCCCACCAACCTCTCGATCCTGGAGCATACCATCACCGAGTTCCTCAAAGTGGGTCACAACACGGTGGTGGCCATCGATGGGATCGAGTATCTGATATCGAACAACGGTTCACCTAAGGTATTGCGCTTGCTATACGGTCTGAGGGATGAGATCCTAATGAACCAATCCCGCATGATCGTTACCTTGAACCCCAAGATCCTCGATGAAAAGGAGCTAGCGTTCTTCGAAAGGGACTTCGAGGTGGTCAGAAGATGA